The proteins below come from a single Salvelinus alpinus chromosome 18, SLU_Salpinus.1, whole genome shotgun sequence genomic window:
- the LOC139543732 gene encoding BCL2/adenovirus E1B 19 kDa protein-interacting protein 3 has translation MSGSSTPEDALYGSWVELEELISAVSSRDSLTGQQQDTASWALQGELERILLEAQLECERSKDSPPLAVTPPQTTASPPHSEGSSSTDCVTIQSEEEGERRLISEWVWDWSSRPENLPPKEFVFQHPKQQSGSLSVRKSEVMKRGLFSSDVLMILIPSLLASHLLTLGIGIYIGKRLAASTTSTL, from the exons gctcgtGGGTGGAGCTGGAGGAGCTAATATCAGCAGTGAGCAGCAGGGATAGTCTGACAGGACAACAACAGGACACAGCCTCCTGGGCCCTGCAGGGGGAGCTAGAGAGGATCCTGCTGGAGGCACAGCTTGAGTGTGAGAGGAGTAAAGACAG TCCTCCCCTGGCGGTGACTCCTCCGCAGACCACTGCTTCCCCTCCCCACAGTGAAGGCAGCAGCAGTACAGACTGTGTTACCATACAG tccgaagaagaaggggagaggaggctcATTTCCGAGTGGGTATGGGACTGGTCCAGTCGGCCCGAGAACCTTCCACCAAA GGAGTTTGTGTTCCAACACCCGAAGCAGCAGTCGGGCTCCCTGAGCGTAAGGAAGAGTGAGGTGATGAAAAGAGGCCtgttctcctctgacgtcctcatGATCCTCATCCCCTCACTGCTTGCCTCGCACCTGCTCACACTGGGAAtagg GATCTACATAGGGAAGCGATTGGCTGCCTCCACAACTAGCACTCTGTGA